The Desulfonatronovibrio magnus region GGGTGTGATTTCGCAGCGGTGGAGAGAGGAACCACAACAACAGTCCGACGAAGCTTGTTTATGGTATTGTGTGAAAGGACAACACAGGGACGAGTTTTTTTTATCTCGGAACCTTGCGTCGGGTCCAAACTCACCCACCAAACGTCACCCCGCATGATAATGGATTCGGTCATTCCTCGATTCCGTCCTCAAATGCTTGCCACTCGTCGATCTCTTGCTCTAAAGCTTTGTCACGATTGGCTGCCCGACAAGCAGCTGCCAGCGAGCTGTCTCGATCCTTTAACTCCTGTTCCAGCAAACGTGTAACAAGACGAGATCGCTGACGGGCGGGTACTGCAGCCTGGAATCGATGAGCCACTTCATCTGGTATGGATAATGTAATTCTCATAAATTCACATTGTGCTTTATGACTTATGATGTCAAGTGTTTTTAAAGGCACAACGATCAAGCTCACCGGCAGCAATGGAGCGCAGCGGAATTGCCGTCCGGTGCAGCGCCTTGTTAGCCGGTTTCACTGTAAATGCATGTAGGCGTTGGTCGCAGGAAATCATGATCCTGCCTTCAAGAATCGGACGGCGGTGACATTTGCCTTGAAAAACACAAAGTGCTGGTCTGTGCCAAACATGTTGGCGGCTTCAACATTGAAGGGGACGCGAAAACCCTGGACTTCACGAAAATCTGACAGACTCCCACCAAAAGGCTGGAGCTTATGCTTCTTTTCAGGGTTCGCATCGCTCCACCGCATGAATTGAACCACCACGGGACGACCTTCGGCATCCATCTTTAGATCTATCGCCTGCGATAGCCCTTTGTGACTTATTGTCACCCGGGCAGTGTCCTGGTCCAGAGCTTCCCAAACAACACCTGATCTTGGGAGCAAGGCGGCTGGAGTCCAGAACACAGCCTCGGCAACATATCGGCCATATACAGCCCGTGCATGGTTCGTATCGCCACCCATGCGGGCAACTGGCATCTGGGTTGTCATTGGTGTCATTGGGGTCGGACCTAACCATCATCCTTAAATATCAGGATAAATGTCCCAAAACAGCTTATTTTCGGAGCTTAGAAGCCCCATTTTACCCTCAAAAACATCATTGTAAGCCGATACAGGTTCTTTCAGTGCGTACATCCCTGACTTGTTTTGTGGCATCAATGGGTAATTTACCC contains the following coding sequences:
- a CDS encoding type II toxin-antitoxin system PemK/MazF family toxin, with translation MTESIIMRGDVWWVSLDPTQGSEIKKTRPCVVLSHNTINKLRRTVVVVPLSTAAKSHP
- a CDS encoding DUF6544 family protein, with the translated sequence MTPMTTQMPVARMGGDTNHARAVYGRYVAEAVFWTPAALLPRSGVVWEALDQDTARVTISHKGLSQAIDLKMDAEGRPVVVQFMRWSDANPEKKHKLQPFGGSLSDFREVQGFRVPFNVEAANMFGTDQHFVFFKANVTAVRFLKAGS